The Coccidioides posadasii str. Silveira chromosome 2, complete sequence genomic interval TTGGCGTCCATTTCTGGGCAAACCAGTCCCTAAATGGCTATTCCTAAGGAAGCGGGGATTATGCGGACATAGGACAAAGCACATATATGTGCAGGTCAAGCAGATGCATCCTATCTAGCAGTTTCCACATTATCAAAATGAAAGGCCATTGAGCCTACCAAACTAATGGTGTCACAATCATGGGTTGAGATATTCCGTCATCCGTTGTCCAGCCCCTTGCCCGAATAACAGCGAAGTCTCTGTTGGATTGATATGGCGCATCCTCGATCCTTTCGTCAACACGACAAGGTTTGTGTCGAATGCATCTTCAAACACGACATTATTAACAACGCATACATACCAATTTTCTTGAGGTTATTGTCTTGCATGGCTAGTTTCCGACTGTGGAAATAATTAGAGATAAGGGGCACCGAGTTGGTGACCAGCACAAATTACGGCCATCCACTTGGGGGGCAGAGCTCGGAGCAACAACAGCGAGCCTGGTTCGATGCGCCCCTGTTTAGCATCATCTGCATGAAGGCGAAACTTTAAGCTTTGAATCATCTGCACCAACGAAATCACCAACGGTTTGAACAGGGATTCTTCGTACAAAAGTACGGAAGACACCCTTATTAGCGCAATGCCGCTCGGGTATGAAAGAACACGCCGCTTTTTATTATTCCCTGGTTTCCAATCCCAGGCacccttgccatccgagcaaGGGAAGGACTGGTCTGGCTGCGATCACTTTTCAGCCCCTCGTCTCAATTTATTCCTGGGTCTGCCCCTGAATCTGACATCAAGTTGACACAATTTTCTTCCGAATACACAGATGCTTCACCATCCCTTGAAGTCGTGGTAAAGAAATTCCCTGTAAACTCGGGGCGAGCTACGCACTCTGGAGACTGTCCTCGGTACTCCGTAAGCCTCTACCTTTGAGTCGAGGACCACACAGCATCCTTATCATCCATGGCAAGCCCATCTAGCACAATGTCTGTGCCGGCGGTGAATGTTAGTAATTATTGTGTGGCTGAATGAGAGCCCTAGATCTAGCAGGTAGAAGACAGCTTCCGCCTGTCACCTTTGCCACTTCGGGATTGTTGATTTTGCTGAGCCAGAATCTCTGTTTGCTATTAACAACTCAAAAATTAGTGTGCATTGCTAGGGCAAGTTCGTGAGGATTCTTTAGCAAAGATTCAGAGGTATGAACCACAAACGCATATTATTAGCTTTCCTTTTTGAGTTGTCTGCTTCTGTTTCCCTGTCCAAAGTTGCAAAGCTTTGTCTAATACAGGCAGAGCTGTAATATTTGCGGTCATTTTTTACTCTCGCTCGGCAGTTCATCGCCTCAGAATAATGGATGGCAGATATTTGACGTGCTTAATCGAATGACTGGTACTGGCAGATCTAGGAGAATTTGGGCATATTTTCATGTTCAATACATGCAGTTTTCATTTGCGGATATACGCAAATCCCGGCTTGTTTGCCTCTCTTAGTGAGATAAGCCTCGAGCAGCGTCCGCCGAAGTGCAAGATAAAGCTGGATGGAGGGAACAAGTCCATAGATATGCACCTAGACAAATCAGTACTTTTAGATAGGGATCCTGCTGAAACAGCTAGAGTATTGACATCTTTTTGTTTGCCTGAGCTCCCTAGCAAATGGGATGATATCAACATCTCAAATGACGTGGCCCGAATTTCCATTATTGTCCCCTGATCAAAAGAAACACGGACCGCCATCCGGTTCAAGGGTCAAACGTTGGGTCGCTTGCATTCTCACAACAAACTCAAAATCGGAAAATTCGTCGTCATTACGATCAGGCCTatggtacggagtaatatGGCCGGGAACGTTCTTGACATGAAGCATGGCATTACCACTGATGCGAAGCATTCGATCGATGTGGGCGGCTTCGCAAACTGACGTCGATCGGGAGCTGCAAGATGTCTCACATCTCCGAGGGGGGAGAGGGGGCCCAAGCACTTTGGGAGAACCCGATCAGACGGAACCTACATATTTCTGACCTGCCGATACGGTGAACCGGAAATGGAAACGTTACGTGCCTTGAACAATTTTTACATCAGGGCTTTGACCCCATGGATCCTTCCGCTCTGCTAATTGGCATGGGTCTCACCTCCTTGGCATCACAACGAGGGACCCCAGGCCATAGTTATGCTGTAGTAAGTCCACTCATCACAAAATAGTTTGTTGGTGAAGGGAGGAGGGAACTGGCAAGATCCATGCATCCGGATTCTCATCCCAAGGTAACCAGTAGTCCCTTGAGCGGTACCGAGAAGATGCTAGCCGTCGAGAGAAGCAAACAGAAATTAACTTTAGCCTGGGCCGCAAACGCCTATCACAACTATTTACGGCAGTTGTTCAGGAAATTCCTGATTATATTCTTTGGGAGGGGTTGAGCAGGACAAACGGCCAGTGACATGCTCGATTGATGGCCCACTGGCGCTCCAGCGTTGTATGTATATCGATTCTTGAGCCACAACCTAAAGAGCGGGAAATACTCCGTGCTCTGCACATTTCACTAGGTGCATGATATCCCTTCAACAAAAGGATCTGCGGCTCCTGAGCAGCTCGGAATTTCCTGATCTTCATCTGCACCCGCCTGAAGAAACGTTGGAAGGTTGATGCTGACTTCAACGGACCCTGTTGGGCATAAAAAACCAATGATTCCGCTATTCGGGATTTAAATCAAATCCCGAATTCACCAAGATCTGCGTTGTCTCCGCCGACTATCGGATCATGGCTGGGGAAAGACCTCCAGCTTGTACGGAGTGCCACTTTGGCAGAACGCTGCTGTTTGCCATGTGGCACAGTTGCAGCTTGGGCCGCCTCCCGAGGTTTCCTAGTCCCTGGCTCCTGGGCACGCCGGCGCCCATTTAGTTCAAGGGCGAGCCCGCCAGCAGAGTGGGGGGGTGCATCGGGTCGAACCTTCTTTCAGGGTTCTCTTTGGGACTGGTCGCCGTCttgtttttttttaaaaaaaaaaaaaaaaaaaaaaaaaaaggggccCGCACAGTAAATTAAGAGGACTTGCCCCCTGTTTCTATTAATAATCTTTTGTTTGAAGAGAACGTATCTTACAAACTCTGCTAGAATCCGCTCAAAGCCGTCCACTCGACAAGCCTGCAAAATTTGGACACGGGAACACTCACACTTCGCGTTTTCATATTCCCAGCACGCCAAGTACTTCTTGGTCGGGGATGTCCTGATAGTGACGGAGGCTTTGAAGTTCTATCCCCGTTGGCTGCAGATAGGGGGTTGCAGAGCTCTCCATGACTGCGTGCTCCTTTTTGCtgagagaaacaaaaaataaaaaaaataaaaagaaggCGCAAAGTTACAACTTGGCTTGTACATCATTATGGTGCAGCCTGTGTTTAGCTTTGCGGGTGCAGATGTCCCCAAAGAAGGTGATATGTGATACCAGTGGTGAACTTGCTTCAAACTTCAAATACGGAGTGCATACCAGCATATTCTTCGTTATTCAAGGACTATGTTCAAAATACGGTGTTGGATCCAGCACTTTCAGCGCCCTGACGAACAGTATCCTGGATCAGATCCAATGGCCCTCTACGATTCTCAAATTTCTATGGCCACTTCGTAATGGCGATTATTTGGCACAAATTCAATCAACAAGTCTTCCAGAACCGCAAGGATGAGCTGGTTTGGAACTGGAGGCCCATATGTTTTTCCTCTCAGTTTTAAGTCAACGACAGCGATCATACCACCGTGAAAAGGATTTTTGTATCCGCGTGTGTATACTCCTAATGTCATGTTACTTCTAACTCCCCACGGAGGTCTTTTCATGCTCGTGTTGGAATATTGAGCTCTAACGGCATATCccagaatttttttttaatcatTTCCTTGAGATAACTCCTTCCAGCACCTGCGAACAATCCCGATACACCCACCCATTTACTTGTCCATTCCGTCCCCAGGTTCAAAAGCACCGTTCCCTAGATTCTGCTAGCTAGAAGGTGCTCTCGTATGAAACAACACTTGATGAAACGTGGTACAAACCCATGAAGAGGAAGCGTGTCGGGAACTCTCTGCCTGTGACTTTCCGAGTAAGCATCCAACGTGAATGTGCTTATACTTACGTGTCAACCTGCCCCGCGATTACTGACAGTtggctcttttttttgttgctGTAGATGCTGACAATACGTATCCGTGAGAGATTCGGAATGAACACCTTAGCTCCATCCTTTTTATTTTCGATTTGGAGGCCCTCTTTTTTGTAATTAATATGTTACGCTATTGTCGACTTGACGTCGAAAAGCCCTCCGAAGCTCTATTCAAATTGTACGGTACAAGGGGGTTTGCTGACCATGGAAAGCCTCAGATATCTTTGTAATAGATACGTGCATAATATTCTACTCGACCGGATTAATAAATTCAGTACCCATGTCGAACCACGCTTTCCTATACCCCCGCCCTTGAAGTGAGACCTACGATTCTACAGCAGTATGCCCGATAGCATAGGTGCAGGGAAGACATGTATGTGTGACATATGAGCCCATGAGGGAGCCGATTTGGCTTTTTCAGCGGTGCTTTATGGATAGCATACTTCCCATTCCAATCGTCAAGACATATACTTGTTTTCTTCTTAGAGGTTCGGATTATGTTCATACAACTTGCGATGTTTTTAGTAGTGGTGTGTATTCTCGTCAAACCAAATCCGTTCATTCGGACAATGTCAGGCTTATATCTTGTATTCTAGATCTAAAACTTAAGAATATCATGGTCACGTTCGATTGCATGTACTTGATGGCTATATGAATCCCCAGCTTCATTGTATGACCAGCCTACCGCTGCCACAATGACTTTGGGTCCCTGAGAAAAGCAAGGAACATACAAAGAATTGTCAGTTTCTGACTGTCTCCGAAGCCCAATCACCGGGATGACTACCCTATTTAGCGAAAGCACTCTCATGCACCAAATCTGTCATTGGTTGTGGCTTGGAAACCGTTGCAAACATGTAGAACGTGGGTGTTTTTGTATGTTCTCCATATATTTACAGCCAGTTTCAAGAATTAACCCGGACACTCTTTTGTCATTCAATTCTGCTCCTACTCATATGCATGATTTAGTGTTCATATGCACTCAAGTTTCTGAGCTTTTTCCATCTCTGGCAATCTCCACCTTATCCATTCAGAAAACATGACCGACTCTGCCGTCGCTTGTTTCTCTGGCCTGAATTGGAGCACTAGGCGAAGAGTGGCTAGCATGGCTGCTGTCTTTTTCCCACCAAATTCATTTATTTTACCTTCCTGTTGCACAGCCTATATCTCCTGCTCAGTCGAATAGTCAAGAGATAGGCACAAACTTCGGCTTTGATTTGGCCCCCTTGCCTTGTCAAAATATTTGCGACATGCCCCTCCACGTGTACCACTCGAACGTTGGAAAGGATGATAGCCTGAGGAGGTCTGTGTTCTGAGAGGCGATGTCGTTGCGCGACGCAAGCGTGCCATCAAAGAAGGACCCAAGAATGGACCACATAGCGCAAGCGAGAGTCCAGATATCAGATGGAAACGGAAGAGATCTTTTAGGCTTAAAAGGACATTACATGGTAAGATAGGACGAAAGAGTGGCATGGCACCGATTGCCAGTACACTGCTATATATGTAACAGCCAAAACTAACTGCGCAGCCAGAATTCGGGCTGTCATAACTTCAAAACATCAAGATAATCTTGCAGCCACACTATTACAGGCTGAGATGTCACATAGCATGTATGGCATCCATTAGGATCCAGAACTTCAAGTTGATCTTGAATTATAGGGATAACGGTCCGGCCTGGATGATTGGCCGTACTGTTTGCCATGACGTGTGAAATCTCAGTCTTATGAGGAGGTGTATCTGCAATCTGATTTTTACCCGCAACATAGGCTGCCTGTTCTTGGTCCTGCCCAAGCTAGGCGGTGAAATATGTCCGATAAACCCAATATATGGACCAGTTGGTACCGGAAGAACATTTCTAGCCTCACAACGCCACCAATCCACTACGCCATCCAACACACCTCTCCAAACGGCGCCTGGCATCGGATCGAGAGAGGCGAGATCAAGCTAGACGCAAACTTCTTCACGGAATTCAACCGCGATTTCCAACATCAGCATCTATGGGAGACTTTCCATGAGcaactgaagaagaagaaacccCAGACCTCGTCGCCATCGTCCACGACGTCTTTCGCCCGTCTTCCACTCCCCAAGGTCGATGCGGAGTATATGTACATATATACTTATATCTATATAAGGATGGGGGCAATTTTAGCTGAGGACAAAGTGGGGTTGAACATTGCAAGAAATGCTAGTTATAGCAATGAAATTAGATATGCAGTGTGGCATGCACGATGAGTCAAGTACTTCCTGGTACATATGCTAAGTACATACGACCATAGGAGGTGGAAAAcagggcttcccgtccgctcaGCCGTACTTAAGGCACCTGCCGGCCGGCTAGTAGTTGGGTGggtgaccaccagcgaatcccGGCTGTTGTATGTTTTTTTTGACTACTTTGTGGATCGTGGCGGGCCTTAGGTAAAGATTTGGATGTATGACAACCACATACGACCATAGGAAGTAGAAAATagggcttcccgtccgctcaGCCGTACTCAAGCTACTTGCCGGCTGGCTAGTAGTTGGGTGggtgaccaccagcgaatcccagctgttgtatgtttttttttgagctCGTCGTTGGTAGCTTTTTGGACAGGCGCAGTGGACTTCAGTTGGAGCCGGACATCAAGCACATACGACTATAGGAAGCAGACAACAGGGCTTCCGGTCCGCTCAGCCATACTTAGGCTTATCTCGAATTCCACTCGGGGAATTTTATGACCACCCTAGGCAGTGGCGGGCATTGCAATATCTACCGGAATCGCTCTCCCCAAGGAAGTTTCCAGTGGCTAATACGGAGTGCTCCAGACTTATTCCTGAGAATAAGACCAGTACTCCACAAGCAAGCCTCATCTTTCTTATTCACCGAATGAGTGTGTGCTCGAAAGACACTAACtcacatgcttgcaagcaaCGCATAAAAGATGGCCACCGTGTGAATCTCTTAAGAGAGCCCTAGTAGCAATCTTGTAAGTTGTGCGCACTCATAAAGCctgtcagaacaacaataAGGTTACTTTTACCTTCCACATATTCCATTTGTGGGTGTCATTGTCACACTGCCGCGAAACACAATCCTCACATAATTAGTTAAGAGAAGACGACAGATTATCATCCTCAGCTGTCTAGCTGCAAAGATTACTCACTCATGTCTTAATCAATTTGTTTACTGGGAAAATGTGTTGACTATTAGCCAAATGCACATCTGGAGATTGAAAACCAGGATTTTGTGCTAACCtgatttgaaaaaaaaaaaaaaaaaatttgcTGGCTCAACCATGCCAAGCCCAATGAGACGAAGACCCTGTCGCGATAAACCAAAGATCACAACAAAGATAAATAGCTGAAGCTAATATGGAGAGTACAAGTAACCTTTTAGCATCACTTTCTCATTTGAGAGTTAACCTGCTTCCGCCACACTTTGGCTCTAGCTAGCCTATTCAAAAATTCATGTCTGTTTGTCGAGTATAACAGCTAACAGCAGCTCAATGTTGCAAATTACTTGAAAACTCCATTTTTCCAACCGTCGAAACCCACAAGTTTCAACCATTTCATGAGGATATGGGAAACGATGGACACTCCCATTGACCTAGGTGCATTCACATTTATACGGCCGGGTTACCAGCCAATGCATCTTCAATGTCAAGCTTAATATCAAGCCTGTTGTTTTCCACCTTTTGGCAACTTCTTCCTCATGACTTACCGCCTCTAGAAAATGATATCAAGTTGACTTACCCATCCTGTACTACGTAGACTTTTCAGCTTTGGACTCGTAGCGAATATAACTTGTTGAAACTTGAGACTCTATTATAGCTCCCGTGCCACTAAGTTCTTCGAATTCTCCATCTGTAGATCAAATGCACGTTGAACTTGATGCCCACTTCTGACCGCCTATCTAGATCTCTTACAGGTCAATCTCGACTGTACTCATCCATTCAATTTAATCCAGGCAGCCCTAAAAATATGCTCTCCTTTTCCCCTCCTGCAACCCCGCTCTCCTGGAGGGGTTTTTCTGTGTAGCTTGAGCTATTCAGTTGATATCCTCTTTCAACCCTCATCAGCTCCtatattttcctttttcatttttgcTGTAAACATAACTGCCGGGACTCCCTCTTGACCATTGGCGATgaatatttattttttcacATCATCAGTGCATTTTCTGAACCTGGGTCAGGGCTGCTTACTTTCAGCGTAAGCTAGACGGACAAGGATGCGCAAAAATATGAACAGAGGCTGGGTAGCAAGTCAGTGGACCCCAAAAGTTGTAGGGTAAAGCTTCACTTTCCAAGGCACAATGTCGACCTGGCAGTGGAGATTCAGTAGACACACATCAAACACAGACATGCATCAGATGACAACTAATCAAGGTCTGAGCCCTCAAGGCTCGTAAGGGTTATGAAAATGAGACCAAGCATCTCTATTGTGAGTTGATACAATGAAATTCTCACACATTTTGGGATGTGAACAGCAATCAACACTTTCTGCAGGGATATATCTCAGATTGTTTGACACCACAATAAATGGCCTATTAATATTCTTAAAATCATCCACTTCAAGAAACCACCAGGTGTGGTGGTAGGTTTGACATGGCCAATTGGATGAAATTAGCTCATTGTGATGAGGCTTGGGAGTGTTGCTCAGCTATTAACTCCAACAAACTACTGCATGATATGTTCGGGTATCAATGTGTTTCTTCAGTGTCGCGAGAACATGGATGACTGTTGGAGTGAAAATATCATGCCAAAGTCTTGAGTCGCGCCATCGGTACAGGGAGCTCAACAGGTGTGGAATTCAATTGCCGTTGCAGTTGCATAGTAAGGATTAATATTTCTGCCTCCTCAGAATGACCAATAAAATTCTTTTGACGAGGGATAGTGTTCTGCAGGATATGATAGCAAATCATCATGGTGGGTTGCAGGCAGAGGAGAGGTATTTTACCCTGATCGCCATAGACTATGTGGCCGAAATGCTAGGGACACTGCTAAGGATGCTGCTGGGAGAGAACCGCTACCAGCTCCTTAAGTCAGTTTCAACCCCGAGCTTTTCTTGGTAAATTTCCCATATATCTATTGAAAGAAATCCGTACCCTAGATTCAGTCAAGCAGCTATAATTTACACAGCATCTCTGATTCAATCGCAGAAGCATGCATCTCCCAACCAAAATTTAGACTTTTAGGCTGCCGTTGTGGGGCAACCTTAAAACTTAAAACTGAAGTTACTGAACTGTTCAAGTTCTCCTTGGCATATGATAGAAACGAATTTTCCTGTTCAAAATGCTAGGCAAGGCTGCCCTCGTGTTAGACATTAGGCTTTTTATACATCTTCACGTTCTCATTTTGGAGCAAGAGGAAACATACTGTCGGTCTCTTTCAGTCCTTTATACGAAAGCCAATTGATTGGCTCGCTCGACCAATACAAAAGACTCCTTGTTCATTAGCTCGAAATTTCTTGGACCTCGGGCTGTGTTTCCGGTGGGACCCAAGCCTGCAGTATCTCCGCAAAAAGACTTCCTCAGCCCCTTCTCTGGGTGCTCGCTGACCAGTTGGTCGATGAGATGGCCTGTGGCCTGCAAGTCAACCTGATCCATTTTACCGAGGGTGCCAGTGGAACCATATCAGGAGGGGAGAATCTCAGAATCTGGCAGAGTGTGGAATACAGACAGGCTTCTTACAATGTTAAAAAGAGGGAAGGACCCCGAATTATTTTCTGTTTTCATTCAGAATTGATACTTTTATCACAACAGGCTATTACCATACCTATTTCAGAACAGACCCTGTCCATACCCTATTCAACTTTTTCCAAAGTCCAGCCATGTCTCTCGGTATTTATTTCACTGGCGATAACAATGTCAAAAATGACCTCGGCCCTGAGGTGAAAAGCATCAGTAGAGATCCCTACAGGTGAACAGAGGATCTTAAAGGGCAGATCTGAGTGATGCATTGTCACATACAATGATTAAACCAGAAAGCGGTttgatgcaaaaactggTTATCAGTTCAAGCAATTAGTTGACGTTACTATTACTCGTCAGTATCTCACCTTTTCTCAGCTGACTGGATCTGACTGATATCGTATGAAGAGTATGGTAACGATATCCGAGCAAAATTCCCGTCAGGAGTTGCCGGTGAATGGAAGCTTGTGGTGTAAATAGGCATGTAAGTGTATAACGAGCTACATATAATATGAGGTTGCTAATTTTTTCAACATCAGTCAAGGACAACTGTCAGGCATAAAAAAGTCACTTCAAAAGGTTACCAGATCTTGCGTGCTCAATCACGCTGAAAATAACAAAGGATTTGAACACAACTTGTGCCAGAATGTCAAGAGTCATGTCCGGGACTTTGCTTCAACTTCCTCTTGATGTTCGCTAATTTACCCTATGTTATCTCAATGTTGAAAACATCCCTTGTGACCTTCGACTGGTAGACTTATAAATGATCCTCGTAGCTCGATCAGTATAGAGGATAGTAGCCAGGATATGTATAAGTTGTCTACATACTTTAAGTCGTCCCAGAAAGCTTAGTCCATGCTTCCTGGAGAGAATCGCTAATGCCCATAACCATGCTTTTTATACATGTAGGATGGGGCTACGTGTGACCCCGGAGCCCCGTGAATACGGAATTGCGCATTGGCTGCGCGTCGGTGACCAACTGTCTGGATGTGATTGGAAATTTTGACAGTGAACTGTTGGGCTTGGACACCCCGTTGCTATATAATTTCGTCTTTGCCCCCTCGTGCATGACCTTGATGAGGGAAACCAGAAATTTTTGGTGGTTTACTCTACATAACATTTGGCGTATCAAGCTCATCGTTCTCTACCTCCAGAATGGCGTACAAGACGAATTCAACGTTGTCAAGGAATCAGGCTGGCATTATGAGGGAACGGCGCACAATGGAAGAAATCTAGAGCCGGCTATATCCTATATATGGGAGGTAGGGGTACTTCTGGAATGCTACGATTCGAGTCGTCGACTGAAGAGACGTTCTTATTAGCTATGGGTATTCACAGTTACAAGAGGTGGTGCGATCTTGTTGTCGATCTTGAAGATGATGCGACCGCCAAAGATTTTCATCCAAGATACTATACTGGGGGCGGAGCGCAACAGCTTAGGGATCAATCCCCTAATTGCAAGGCGACCATCAGTGATGGCACTGTTATTAAACTCAATTTCTCTGTGACTGAAGGTAACCGGCTGCGCGCCGACCTCAAAATTGGTGAAGGCCCAATCCTCTTCTCCGGGCAAAACCATGTCAAAAACGACCTCGGCCCTGATGTGAAAAGTATCACAGTTTATTTCATCGAGAGAACTCCGGTGGAAATACCTACAGGTGCAGTTAAGATCTTGAAAGGCAGATCTAATCAGTGCATTGTCAAGTATAACAACGGAACAAGAAGGCGGTGTGACATAAGCATTGGCTATCAGTTCAAGGAGTTTGTTGATGTCAATATTACTCGTTAGTATTTTGCCGCATC includes:
- a CDS encoding uncharacterized protein (EggNog:ENOG410PSQK~COG:L), whose amino-acid sequence is MGGRGTSGMLRFESSTEETFLLAMGIHSYKRWCDLVVDLEDDATAKDFHPRYYTGGGAQQLRDQSPNCKATISDGTVIKLNFSVTEGNRLRADLKIGEGPILFSGQNHVKNDLGPDVKSITVYFIERTPVEIPTGAVKILKGRSNQCIVKYNNGTRRRCDISIGYQFKEFVDVNITPYGNDIRAKSPAGIGGEWKLVV